The genomic window TCAATGTATTGACCTTCATCAAGCTGCCAGAATTCGTTATCACGACCTGATTGCGACCCATCTCCTAAGAATAGTTCTCCTGTGTTTTGGTCGTACTCACTTTCATCGACAATGGCCACAAGCACTTCTACATCATCCGATGCAGCGCTAGATGCTGCCGAGAATGTTTGAACTTCGTTCGTTACACCATTAAATAGTTGATCCAAGCGATACTGCGCGTCTTCATATACATCTCTTCCAGGAGCTACTGTATATTTCAACGCGATATAACCAACTTTATAAGCATCGATCGGCACTTCAAGATCAACTTGATGTCGATAAGTAGCCTGTAAGTGTGTATCAAGCGTTCCTGTATTTTCAACAGACAACCAATCTCCAAAAATGAGTTGGGATGGGGCAAAATTAGACGCTTGTACAATTGAACCGTCAATGTCCTGTCCATTGTTCAATTCCAATGTACCGCCTTGAATTTCACCAGTAGCTTCTACAGAATCAGTAAACCAAGCAAATGAGCCAGTTGAAGTGGCTGTAAAAACCAATGCACCTGCAAATGCTGTTCCGAGTAATGACAGTTTAAGGGCTTTCTTTTTCATAAAGTTGCTCCTCCTTAGGTTTGTTCCGTTTTTTTTGTATCATTTCAACAATTGTTAGGATAAAAAAAAGCATTAAAGGAATAAATACGACATAACGCATATCGATATTTTTTTGTATAGTTTCTGCGACAAGACCTACTTTAGGAATCGTAAAACGGTGTACACCTACAATTTGTTCGCTTACGATAGGAAGACGATCTTCAATCGTATTATTGTCCCCTTTCGTTATGTAGGACTTGCTCCCCTGTTCGATCGATTCGTTTACAATACGGTGCGTAAACAAGCGTCGTTCTGGTGTCATATACGTGACAACATCCCCTACATCTACACCTTCCACTTGTTCAATAATAATAACGTCACCAGCAGAAAAGGTTGGCTCCATACTATTCGATAGCACGGTAAAGGACGTATAACCAAATAACTCCATGCCACCACTTTCTTCTTCTCCATTCAGCTGTAAAAACAGCAATAGGACAACAAAGAATAGGAATGAAAACAACGTCATGACCACTAAGCGTATGCCTGCCCATACTTTTTTCGCCATTTGTTACACCCTTAGTAAGAAGGGGAGTTCACCTCCCCCCTCTTGGTCGTTTTATGATGCAGGATTCCCTGCAATGACCGGCTGGCCAATTGGCAAATCTGCAATAGCCTGTTCCGATACATACGTTCCAAATGGCACACGGTAGACTTCAGTAGCGTCTTTTTTATTAGTGAAAATCATGTAGCCGCCATATAGCCCTTGTAAAGCTGTTTTTGGTGCGATTAAGAAACTATTGCTTGTAATGGTTTCTCCTGCTGGAACCGAAATAGAAGCATTTGTTTGCAGTGTCATACCACTTGCACCAGCTGGTAATGTTCCGTTAACTGCTTGGAAACTCGTTTGCACATTAAACGATTTTGCTTCATCACTCGAATTTGTAACACGTAAGCTCTGATGCTCACGAATGTTTCCATTCGCCGTGCTAACTGGTCCGAAGCTAATTGCACCCGTACGATCAGGAATAAGCGTTAATAAACTGTCTTCAACATGGAGGCCATCCATTGTTGTTTGGAACATCATCGTTGTATCAATAGCAGCTTGCGGATTCACCCGTCCTGAGCCAGTTGAAGTGGCTGTAAAAACCAATGCACCTGCAAATGCTGTTCCGAGTAATGACAGTTTAAGGGCTTTCTTTTTCATAAAGTTGCTCCTCCTTAGGTTTGTTCCGTTTTTTTTGTATCATTTCAACAATTGTTAGGATAAAAAAAAGCATTAAAGGAATAAATACGACATAACGCATATCGATATTTTTTTGTATAGTTTCTGCGACAAGACCTACTTTAGGAATCGTAAAACGGTGTACACCTACAATTTGTTCGCTTACGATAGGAAGACGATCTTCAATCGTATTATTGTCCCCTTTCGTTATGTAGGACTTGCTCCCCTGTTCGATCGATTCGTTTACAATACGGTGCGTAAACAAGCGTCGTTCTGGTGTCATATACGTGACAACATCCCCTACATCTACACCTTCCACTTGTTCAATAATAATAACGTCACCAGCAGAAAAGGTTGGCTCCATACTATTCGATAGCACGGTAAAGGACGTATAACCAAATAACTCCATGCCACCACTTTCTTCTTCTCCATTCAGCTGTAAAAACAGCAATAGGACAACAAAGAATAGGAATGAAAACAACGTCATGACCACTAAGCGTATGCCTGCCCATACTTTTTTCGCCATTTGTTACACCCTTAGTAAGAAGGGGAGTTCACCTCCCCCCTCTTGGTCGTTTTATGATGCAGGATTCCCTGCAATGACCGGCTGGCCAATTGGCAAATCTGCAATAGCCTGTTCCGATACATACGTTCCAAATGGCACACGGTAGACTTCAGTAGCGTCTTTTTTATTAGTGAAAATCATGTAGCCGCCATATAGCCCTTGTAAAGCTGTTTTTGGTGCGATTAAGAAACTATTGCTTGTAATGGTTTCTCCTGCTGGAACCGAAATAGAAGCATTTGTTTGCAGTGTCATACCACTTGCACCAGCTGGTAATGTTCCGTTAACTGCTTGGAAACTCGTTTGCACATTAAACGATTTTGCTTCATCACTCGAATTTGTAACACGTAAGCTCTGATGCTCACGAATGTTTCCATTCGCCGTGCTAACTGGTCCGAAGCTAATTGCACCCGTACGATCAGGAATAAGCGTTAATAAACTGTCTTCAACATGGAGGCCATCCATTGTTGTTTGGAACATCATCGTTGTATCAATAGCAGCTTGCGGATTCACCCGTCCTGCTCCTACTTCAAATACGTTGTAATCGTTTGTCATTGGCACTGCTGTGTTCATTAACTTTGTTTTAATATCAGCAGGAGAAAGCTCTGGATTCGCTTGAAGCATCAGTGCAGCAATTCCTGCAACATGCGGAGATGCCATAGACGTACCGGAAGAGCGGCCATATGAGTATTCGTAATCACCAATGTATTCAGGTCCTGCCATGTAGCTCGGGATTGTCGAAAATACGTCTACCCCTGGCGCAACAACTTCTGGCTTAATCGCCGCAGTGTAATTAACTGGACCACGTGAACTAAAGTCTGCAAGTGTATCACCTATTGTCGTAATCGCACTCATATCACCAAACGTAATGGTTGACTCTTTATCCAAAAGGTCCGCAATGGCTTGACCTTGCTCATACGTTAAAGAGAACGATGGAATGTAGGAATGACTTGCACCAACGTAGACCGGATTATGTCCTGCACCTGGTATATTATTGTAGATAACAATTCCAGCAGCACCTGCATCCTTCGCATTCGCAATTTTGTCGACAAAGGCAATCTCTCCGCGAGCAACAAACGCTACTTTGTCTTCTACATCAACATTTTCAAAATCTTGCACCCTACCTAAGCTTGCAGATACAACTTGTAACGTTTCACCAGTCAAACTTGCAAGGTCGGTTTCAAATGATTCCGCAATAACACGTAAGTCGCCAGGTAATGTCTCACCACCAACCGAGTATTCACTTGAAAATTCAGGAACTTCAATTGGTACATTACTCGCTCCTACTGAGATTGGTAATGCTGCTGAACCAGGTGCACCAATGGTATAAAGGCCATTTCTCCCGCTATTTCCAGCAGACGTAACTACTGTAACCCCTGCTAAAGCAGCGTTATTTGTTGCTATACCGGTTGGAGCAATAGGGTTATTTGTTGCACTCCCTAGAGATAAGTTTATGACGTCCATACCATCTTCAACAGAACGTTCGATACCAGCAATAACACCAGACGTAGCACCAGAGCCATAAGGACCAAGTACGCGGTACGCATACAATTCTGCATCAGGTGCCACACCAGTGACCGCATATTCTGATTCATTTTCTCCTGTTCCATTCGTTGTACCACTTACGTGTGTACCATGACTTGTATAATAAGAACGGTTAGCTGAATCAAACTCTGGTAGTCCAGATGCTAACCAGTCTTCATATGTGGCTTCCATTGGATCATCGTCGTTGTCAACGAAGTCATATCCACCTTTATAAACACCTTTTAAATCTGGATGGTTGTAATCTACTCCTGTATCTAGTACACCAATTTTTATGCCTTCTCCAGTTAAACCATCAATATGTAAATCACTTACACCTAAAAAAGGAATGCTATCCACCATTGTTGCATCAACCGGCTCATCGTAGCCCTTTTCATCAACAGGGTGAATTAATTCAACTTCTTCATCGTTATAAATCGCTTTAATTTCTTCATATTGAAGTAAATCCTCTACTTTATTTGCTGGTAACGTAAGCGCTACTCCGTTAAATATGGTTGTATACGTAAAATTTACTGTGTAATCGAGTTCTTTTTCCTGTGATTGAGGAAAGACATCGTCTAAAATTTCTTCAAACACTTCTTGGGATTCAGAAACAGTCGCTTTTGCCTCCGCTTCCGTTAATACACTTCCCTCTTCTTCTGCTAAAGCTAGGGCTACTTGTTCTGGTAGCTCATCTAGTTCAACAATAATGGAAATCTCTTCATCACTTGTAAGATTAATAGAATCCGGTAAGAGAAGTTTTGTATCCGTTTGATCCTCCGCTTTTACGTACTGCACGGAAGTAAAAGAACTTGCCACCATACAAAATGATAGCGCTACGACAGATAGTGATTTTGTACAGTTTAAATTTGTCGTTTTTTTCAAATGCATTCACCCTTTCAGTCGAAATATGACGTGCTTATAGGGATTATACCGAAAATACAGAAAACAAAAAGTATTATTTTCTATTGTTTTACTTTTTTACCAGATACACTTCATATGCGACCA from Shouchella hunanensis includes these protein-coding regions:
- a CDS encoding signal peptidase I — encoded protein: MAKKVWAGIRLVVMTLFSFLFFVVLLLFLQLNGEEESGGMELFGYTSFTVLSNSMEPTFSAGDVIIIEQVEGVDVGDVVTYMTPERRLFTHRIVNESIEQGSKSYITKGDNNTIEDRLPIVSEQIVGVHRFTIPKVGLVAETIQKNIDMRYVVFIPLMLFFILTIVEMIQKKRNKPKEEQLYEKESP
- a CDS encoding S8 family serine peptidase codes for the protein MKKTTNLNCTKSLSVVALSFCMVASSFTSVQYVKAEDQTDTKLLLPDSINLTSDEEISIIVELDELPEQVALALAEEEGSVLTEAEAKATVSESQEVFEEILDDVFPQSQEKELDYTVNFTYTTIFNGVALTLPANKVEDLLQYEEIKAIYNDEEVELIHPVDEKGYDEPVDATMVDSIPFLGVSDLHIDGLTGEGIKIGVLDTGVDYNHPDLKGVYKGGYDFVDNDDDPMEATYEDWLASGLPEFDSANRSYYTSHGTHVSGTTNGTGENESEYAVTGVAPDAELYAYRVLGPYGSGATSGVIAGIERSVEDGMDVINLSLGSATNNPIAPTGIATNNAALAGVTVVTSAGNSGRNGLYTIGAPGSAALPISVGASNVPIEVPEFSSEYSVGGETLPGDLRVIAESFETDLASLTGETLQVVSASLGRVQDFENVDVEDKVAFVARGEIAFVDKIANAKDAGAAGIVIYNNIPGAGHNPVYVGASHSYIPSFSLTYEQGQAIADLLDKESTITFGDMSAITTIGDTLADFSSRGPVNYTAAIKPEVVAPGVDVFSTIPSYMAGPEYIGDYEYSYGRSSGTSMASPHVAGIAALMLQANPELSPADIKTKLMNTAVPMTNDYNVFEVGAGRVNPQAAIDTTMMFQTTMDGLHVEDSLLTLIPDRTGAISFGPVSTANGNIREHQSLRVTNSSDEAKSFNVQTSFQAVNGTLPAGASGMTLQTNASISVPAGETITSNSFLIAPKTALQGLYGGYMIFTNKKDATEVYRVPFGTYVSEQAIADLPIGQPVIAGNPAS
- a CDS encoding TasA family protein — its product is MKKKALKLSLLGTAFAGALVFTATSTGSFAWFTDSVEATGEIQGGTLELNNGQDIDGSIVQASNFAPSQLIFGDWLSVENTGTLDTHLQATYRHQVDLEVPIDAYKVGYIALKYTVAPGRDVYEDAQYRLDQLFNGVTNEVQTFSAASSAASDDVEVLVAIVDESEYDQNTGELFLGDGSQSGRDNEFWQLDEGQYIDLNFGVKLDENAGNDYQGAVYQAVLEVLAKQTDNGSTY